A DNA window from Candidatus Roseilinea sp. contains the following coding sequences:
- a CDS encoding hypothetical protein (possible pseudo, frameshifted) codes for MGQRQLVALARVLAQRPAIFILDEATASVDPFTEKQIQAALNLILADSTSILIAHRLSTVKSVDRHYCARSRQDYRRR; via the coding sequence ATGGGTCAACGGCAACTCGTCGCCCTGGCGCGCGTGCTCGCGCAGCGCCCGGCCATCTTCATTTTGGATGAAGCGACGGCCAGCGTAGACCCCTTCACCGAGAAGCAAATTCAGGCTGCGCTGAATCTCATCCTGGCCGATAGCACTTCGATCCTGATCGCGCACCGGCTTTCGACTGTGAAGTCCGTGGACCGGCATTATTGTGCTCGATCGCGGCAGGATTATCGAAGAAGGTGA
- a CDS encoding hypothetical protein (possible pseudo, frameshifted), producing MFMGLAAEKYDRQYSDRQLLRRMAAYFAPYRGRLIRLACITLSITAIGLVSPLLIARGIDLVGAQPHVGAIVALCAGLLALSVINWACNLARRRMTVRLIADVIGQMRNDAFRATIHHDMAFFDEFQSGKVITRITNDTQELSQVTVLISDLISQFTILIVLIGVLLTISWPLTLALLAMAPVVVFFGWAFRRVARMVTRSGFRAIAEVNSAIQEAVAGIRVAKTFRQEQAIYDRFKQINRRSYEVNLRRGFVLSKRLPNVERDGRPRHGCHDLRGRPGRDWRDGLGRRQVVLIHHQFGTVLVPHDQHRVVLEPDSGWPVGLRAHLCAD from the coding sequence ATGTTCATGGGACTTGCTGCCGAGAAATACGATCGGCAATACAGCGACCGGCAGTTGCTCCGCCGCATGGCGGCATACTTTGCGCCGTATCGGGGGCGCTTGATCCGGCTCGCCTGCATCACCCTCTCCATTACGGCGATTGGTCTGGTCAGCCCGCTGCTCATCGCGCGCGGCATTGATCTGGTCGGCGCGCAACCTCATGTCGGCGCGATCGTTGCATTGTGCGCCGGCTTGCTCGCGTTGTCGGTGATCAACTGGGCGTGCAACCTGGCGCGTCGGCGGATGACCGTTCGGCTGATCGCCGATGTGATCGGCCAGATGCGCAACGATGCGTTCAGGGCCACCATTCATCACGATATGGCCTTCTTCGACGAGTTCCAGTCCGGCAAGGTGATTACGCGCATCACTAACGACACGCAGGAACTCTCGCAGGTCACGGTGTTGATCTCCGACCTGATCAGCCAATTCACTATTTTGATCGTGCTGATCGGCGTGCTGTTGACGATCTCCTGGCCGCTCACCCTGGCGCTGTTGGCCATGGCGCCGGTGGTGGTGTTCTTTGGCTGGGCCTTTCGCCGCGTGGCGCGCATGGTCACGCGCTCCGGCTTCCGCGCGATCGCCGAGGTGAACAGCGCAATCCAGGAGGCCGTGGCCGGCATTCGCGTGGCCAAAACTTTCCGCCAGGAGCAAGCGATCTACGACCGCTTCAAGCAGATCAACCGGCGGTCGTACGAGGTGAACCTGCGGCGTGGCTTCGTACTCTCCAAACGTCTTCCCAACGTTGAACGCGATGGCCGGCCTCGGCACGGCTGTCATGACCTACGTGGGCGGCCTGGCCGCGATTGGCGGGACGGTCTCGGTCGGCGCCAGGTGGTACTTATTCATCATCAGTTTGGAACAGTTCTGGTTCCCCATGACCAACATCGCGTCGTTCTGGAGCCAGATTCAGGGTGGCCTGTCGGCTTGCGAGCGCATCTTTGCGCTGATTGA
- a CDS encoding hypothetical protein (possible pseudo, frameshifted), with protein MQDVTISVKAGQTVAIVGQTGAGKSTLIKLINRIYDVDAGCVCVDGVDVRDWDLDALRRQISTIEQDVFLFSRTIAENIKFGCPDATQAEIEQAAKAAQAHEFILSFKDGYNTIVGERGRHALRRATPAHCHRPCLLGRPAHPDPR; from the coding sequence TTGCAAGACGTCACGATCTCGGTCAAGGCGGGTCAAACCGTGGCCATCGTCGGCCAGACCGGCGCCGGCAAGAGCACACTCATCAAGCTGATCAACCGCATCTACGATGTGGACGCCGGATGCGTCTGCGTGGACGGCGTCGATGTGCGCGATTGGGATCTCGACGCGCTGCGCCGGCAAATCTCTACGATCGAGCAGGATGTCTTCCTGTTCTCGCGCACCATCGCCGAGAACATCAAGTTCGGCTGCCCAGACGCGACCCAGGCGGAAATCGAACAGGCCGCCAAAGCCGCGCAAGCGCACGAGTTCATCCTCTCCTTCAAGGACGGCTATAACACCATCGTCGGCGAGCGCGGGCGTCACGCTCTCCGGCGGGCAACGCCAGCGCATTGCCATCGCCCGTGCCTTCTTGGCCGACCCGCGCATCCTGATCCTCGATGA
- a CDS encoding hypothetical protein (possible pseudo, frameshifted), with translation MPAAVRSCPLLVGQAFNAVVAQPPDTAALGLIAVLIVLSQIVRAVLQLGRNFSSEIIGQRIERDARDELYTSLIGKSMSFHDRQSIGDIMARATNGRARSQSADETPVSTWSWARQHFCSSR, from the coding sequence ATGCCGGCGGCGGTGCGGTCATGCCCGTTGCTCGTCGGTCAGGCGTTCAACGCAGTGGTTGCTCAACCGCCGGACACCGCGGCGCTTGGGCTCATTGCCGTGCTGATTGTCCTTTCGCAGATCGTTCGCGCCGTCTTGCAGTTGGGCCGCAACTTCTCCTCGGAGATCATCGGCCAACGCATTGAGCGCGATGCCCGCGACGAACTCTACACCAGCCTGATCGGCAAGAGCATGTCGTTCCACGACCGCCAGTCCATCGGCGACATCATGGCCCGCGCGACGAACGGACGTGCGCGAAGTCAATCTGCTGATGAAACCCCGGTGTCAACCTGGTCGTGGGCTCGGCAGCATTTCTGCTCTTCCCGTTGA
- the groL2 gene encoding 60 kDa chaperonin 2, which produces MPQSQRRHLRDSTGRRRRRFIRPSVIFHPNLLDGINLIADAVKPTLGPLPRVVGIESMTRDRPPEVLDDAATIARRIIQIADPTADVGAMMMRHALWRMHETCGDGSATMATIAQALAQQAAKAMAAGAHPALLRTGIEQGVAQVCTALRAGAVRPMSGRRSRELLAALARSVCHDPELRDVLVEIVDILGADGAIQVVNNDARRVDREYIEGAMWDSPWLTTGFATDAAQSIARISDAAVILLDGKLDSAVNVLEGLKRLYDLGHRSVLIIAGDLSDEAKTVLIQAKLSGVMRILPVKAPGFDAKRAVALQDLAALTGARVLFGDAAAFASLAPEDVGSVRRAWATARQFGIIGGKRDPIALRNSIASVRRKIDDTLNLDEIAELRLRLGRLCGGLAIVRVGGATSKIQESRRDEAVRLSRTLQMAAGRGYVAGGGAALFKIAQTLLNDAERSNGRADDIAFGVRCLARALESPLMTIAGNAGFEATEVADQVRAALRADPHAHHGFDARSGRVVDMMAAGIVDSAEVIERAVRVAGSLAATAITTDAVVHHRKPALATNP; this is translated from the coding sequence ATGCCCCAATCGCAACGGCGTCACTTGCGCGATTCGACCGGTCGGCGGCGGCGTCGCTTCATCCGCCCCTCGGTCATTTTTCACCCCAATTTGCTCGATGGGATCAACCTGATTGCCGACGCGGTGAAGCCGACGCTCGGACCGTTGCCGCGCGTCGTCGGCATCGAGAGCATGACGCGCGACCGGCCGCCGGAGGTGCTCGACGACGCCGCGACCATCGCCCGCCGCATCATCCAGATCGCCGATCCGACGGCGGATGTGGGCGCGATGATGATGCGACATGCGCTTTGGCGCATGCACGAAACCTGCGGCGACGGCTCGGCGACGATGGCGACCATTGCGCAGGCGTTGGCGCAACAGGCGGCGAAGGCCATGGCCGCCGGCGCCCATCCGGCTTTGCTGCGCACGGGCATCGAGCAGGGCGTAGCGCAAGTATGCACGGCGCTGCGCGCCGGCGCGGTGCGCCCGATGAGTGGACGGCGCAGCCGCGAGCTGTTGGCTGCTTTAGCCAGGTCCGTGTGCCACGACCCGGAGCTGCGCGACGTGTTGGTGGAGATCGTGGACATCCTCGGCGCCGACGGCGCGATTCAGGTCGTCAACAACGACGCGCGCCGCGTGGATCGCGAGTACATTGAAGGCGCGATGTGGGACTCGCCGTGGCTGACGACCGGCTTCGCGACCGATGCTGCGCAGTCCATCGCCCGCATCTCCGATGCCGCCGTGATCCTGCTCGATGGCAAGCTCGATTCAGCCGTGAACGTGCTCGAGGGCCTCAAGCGCCTCTACGACTTGGGCCATCGCAGCGTGCTCATCATTGCCGGCGACTTGAGCGACGAAGCCAAAACGGTGCTGATCCAGGCCAAGCTGAGCGGCGTGATGAGGATCCTGCCGGTCAAAGCGCCGGGCTTCGATGCCAAGCGTGCTGTGGCGTTGCAGGATTTGGCGGCGCTTACCGGCGCGCGCGTCCTGTTTGGCGATGCCGCTGCGTTCGCCAGCCTGGCGCCGGAGGATGTCGGCAGCGTGCGCCGCGCTTGGGCCACGGCGCGCCAATTTGGGATCATCGGCGGCAAGCGCGACCCGATTGCGTTGCGAAACAGCATTGCCTCGGTGCGCCGGAAAATTGATGACACGCTGAACCTCGATGAGATCGCCGAACTGCGCCTACGTCTGGGCCGGCTGTGTGGTGGGCTGGCGATCGTGCGGGTCGGCGGGGCGACGAGCAAGATCCAAGAGAGCCGCCGGGACGAGGCGGTGCGCTTATCGCGGACGTTGCAGATGGCAGCCGGGCGCGGCTACGTAGCGGGTGGGGGTGCAGCGCTGTTCAAAATAGCCCAGACTTTGCTGAACGACGCAGAGCGTAGCAATGGCCGCGCAGATGATATAGCGTTCGGTGTGCGCTGTCTAGCGCGCGCGCTCGAATCGCCGCTGATGACGATCGCAGGCAACGCCGGCTTCGAAGCCACGGAGGTCGCCGACCAGGTGCGCGCTGCATTGCGCGCCGATCCGCATGCCCATCATGGATTCGATGCGCGCAGCGGCCGCGTCGTGGATATGATGGCCGCCGGCATCGTGGACTCGGCGGAGGTGATCGAGCGCGCGGTGCGCGTGGCCGGCAGCCTGGCCGCGACTGCTATCACGACCGACGCCGTGGTGCACCATCGCAAGCCGGCGCTGGCGACGAATCCGTGA
- a CDS encoding aminopeptidase: protein MYDSRFNKMAQVIVHYSIEVRPGQTVYVWGQTPAAPLMLEIYREILKAGGNAFLRADLPGAQEIFYAHAQDAQLDFVSPVDRISVEEGEFDAYIRIGAETNTRRLSNADPAKIRRHQAAMSPILTRRLQRSAKGNYNWCVTQFPTDAYAMDADMSLAEYTEFVFGACLVNDPDPVARWREVGATQQRYVDFLRDKKVLRVQGANADLTLRIEGRTWKNSQGKRNFPDGEIFTGPHEDSVNGWVRYSYPAIYQGREVSGIQLWFEDGRVVKATADKNEDFLHQVLDTDRGARYVGEFAIGTNYGITRFSRNILFDEKIGGTFHIAVGAGYPDTGSTNTSAVHWDMIASAHDAEISADGEVFYRNGQFLI from the coding sequence ATGTATGACTCTCGCTTCAATAAGATGGCGCAAGTCATCGTCCACTACTCGATCGAAGTTCGACCCGGCCAGACGGTATACGTCTGGGGCCAGACGCCGGCGGCGCCGTTGATGCTGGAAATCTATCGCGAGATCCTCAAGGCCGGCGGCAACGCCTTTCTGCGCGCCGACCTGCCCGGCGCGCAGGAGATCTTCTACGCGCACGCGCAAGATGCGCAGCTCGACTTCGTCTCTCCGGTGGACCGCATCTCGGTCGAGGAGGGCGAGTTCGACGCCTACATCCGCATCGGCGCGGAGACCAACACCCGCCGGCTCTCGAACGCCGACCCGGCCAAAATCCGGCGCCACCAGGCAGCGATGAGTCCGATTCTGACTCGGCGGTTGCAGCGCAGCGCCAAGGGCAACTACAACTGGTGTGTGACCCAATTCCCGACCGACGCATACGCCATGGACGCCGACATGAGCCTGGCCGAATACACCGAGTTCGTGTTCGGTGCGTGCCTGGTCAACGATCCCGATCCGGTCGCGCGATGGCGCGAAGTCGGCGCCACTCAGCAACGCTACGTGGACTTTTTGCGCGACAAGAAAGTGCTACGCGTGCAGGGGGCAAACGCCGACCTCACCCTGCGCATCGAGGGTCGCACGTGGAAGAACAGCCAGGGCAAGCGCAACTTTCCCGACGGGGAGATCTTCACCGGCCCACACGAGGACTCGGTCAACGGCTGGGTGCGCTACTCATACCCGGCAATCTACCAGGGGCGAGAGGTGAGCGGCATTCAACTGTGGTTCGAAGATGGCCGCGTGGTGAAAGCGACGGCAGACAAGAACGAGGACTTCCTGCACCAGGTGCTCGACACCGACCGCGGCGCGCGCTACGTGGGCGAATTCGCCATCGGCACGAACTACGGCATCACGCGCTTCTCGCGTAACATCCTGTTCGACGAGAAGATCGGCGGCACCTTCCACATCGCGGTCGGCGCCGGCTATCCCGACACAGGCTCGACCAACACCAGCGCGGTGCACTGGGACATGATCGCCAGCGCGCACGACGCCGAGATCAGCGCCGACGGCGAGGTGTTCTACCGCAACGGCCAGTTCTTGATCTGA
- a CDS encoding UPF0721 transmembrane protein — translation MTLIEQLIGLVFLFAAAFIGGAINAVAGGGSLIAFPALVVFGVDKIIANATNTAALWPGTIGSVWAYREDLKPLVNLLILLLAPSFVGGWLGALLLTRTPPELFGRIVPLLVLFATLIFAARDAFNRMAARSVEARRRADDGHVSPGARVWGILFQLFVATYGGYFGAGIGILMLASLSLMGLQDIHRMNALKTALAFVINGMALAFFALSGIVNWPLAILMGVGGLLGGYFGAHYAKRVNQRDLRGFVVVMGLIATAYLFTRSL, via the coding sequence ATGACCCTCATCGAGCAACTCATCGGCCTCGTCTTTCTCTTCGCCGCCGCGTTCATCGGCGGCGCGATCAACGCGGTGGCCGGCGGCGGCAGCCTGATCGCCTTTCCGGCGCTGGTGGTGTTCGGCGTGGATAAGATCATCGCCAACGCGACGAACACCGCGGCATTGTGGCCGGGCACCATCGGCAGCGTATGGGCCTACCGCGAGGACCTCAAACCATTGGTCAACCTGCTGATCCTGCTGCTCGCGCCCAGCTTCGTCGGCGGCTGGCTCGGCGCGCTGCTGCTGACGCGCACGCCGCCCGAGCTGTTCGGGCGCATCGTGCCGCTGTTGGTGTTGTTCGCCACGCTCATCTTTGCTGCACGCGACGCCTTCAACCGCATGGCCGCGCGCAGCGTGGAGGCCAGGCGCCGCGCGGACGACGGCCACGTGTCGCCCGGCGCGCGCGTGTGGGGCATCTTGTTTCAGCTCTTCGTGGCCACCTACGGCGGCTACTTCGGCGCCGGCATCGGCATCCTCATGCTGGCTTCGCTCAGCCTGATGGGCTTGCAGGACATTCACCGCATGAACGCGCTGAAGACCGCGCTGGCGTTCGTCATCAATGGCATGGCGCTGGCCTTCTTCGCCCTGAGCGGCATCGTGAACTGGCCGCTGGCAATCCTGATGGGTGTTGGCGGACTGCTGGGGGGCTACTTCGGCGCGCATTACGCCAAGCGCGTGAACCAGCGCGACCTGCGCGGGTTCGTCGTAGTCATGGGCCTGATTGCGACGGCCTACCTTTTTACGCGCTCGCTGTGA
- a CDS encoding A/G-specific adenine glycosylase, with protein MKRSALVARLLHWFKRHKRDLPWRREPRDPYRVWLSEVMLQQTQVATVIPYFERWLKRFPTLEALAAAPLDDVLKLWEGLGYYARARNLHAAAQIVVRDYGGQLPRTVEGLMALPGIGRYTAGAIASLAFGAPAPVLDGNVRRVLSRIFGLARPSEAELWALAESLLPRRRAGAFNEALMELGATICTPRAPQCAECPLHALCQAYAGGNPEAYPSKPAKQKTPHHEVLTVVLVDGAGRALLGQRPRHGLLGGLWEFISAPRAPAGAAARHRSCPSTDPHPSDLTDLIAHRTGLRVKATQAEQLGIVKHAFTHFKLTRRVWLIRLPAPGRTPLRADGYDRLFWAAPEEVEQLALTRSDRRIWEMYRARRPTLFD; from the coding sequence ATGAAACGCTCCGCGTTGGTCGCACGGCTGCTGCACTGGTTCAAGCGGCACAAGCGCGACCTGCCCTGGCGTCGCGAGCCGCGAGACCCCTATCGGGTCTGGCTCTCGGAGGTCATGCTGCAACAGACGCAGGTCGCGACGGTGATCCCTTACTTTGAGCGCTGGCTCAAGCGCTTCCCCACGCTCGAGGCGCTGGCTGCCGCGCCGCTGGATGACGTGTTGAAGCTGTGGGAAGGGCTGGGGTATTACGCGCGGGCGCGCAACCTGCACGCTGCGGCGCAGATCGTCGTCCGCGATTACGGTGGGCAGCTCCCGCGCACGGTCGAAGGTCTGATGGCGCTGCCGGGGATCGGGCGCTACACCGCCGGCGCCATCGCAAGCCTTGCGTTCGGCGCGCCTGCGCCTGTGCTGGACGGCAACGTCCGGCGCGTGCTCAGCCGCATCTTCGGGCTGGCCCGGCCGAGCGAGGCGGAGCTATGGGCACTGGCCGAGTCGCTGCTGCCACGCAGGCGCGCCGGCGCCTTCAACGAGGCGCTGATGGAGCTGGGAGCGACGATCTGCACCCCGCGCGCGCCGCAGTGCGCGGAATGCCCGCTGCACGCGCTGTGCCAAGCCTATGCCGGCGGCAACCCCGAGGCGTATCCGTCCAAGCCGGCGAAGCAAAAGACGCCGCACCACGAAGTGCTGACCGTCGTGCTGGTGGACGGCGCCGGCCGTGCGCTCTTGGGCCAACGCCCGCGCCATGGCTTGCTCGGCGGCCTGTGGGAATTTATCTCCGCGCCGCGCGCGCCGGCCGGTGCTGCTGCGCGACACCGTTCATGCCCATCCACCGACCCCCATCCTTCTGACCTGACCGACCTGATCGCGCACAGGACCGGCCTGCGGGTAAAGGCGACCCAGGCAGAGCAACTCGGCATCGTGAAGCACGCCTTCACCCACTTCAAGCTGACGCGGCGCGTCTGGCTCATCCGACTGCCGGCGCCGGGCCGAACGCCGCTGCGCGCGGACGGCTACGACCGGCTGTTTTGGGCCGCGCCGGAGGAAGTCGAGCAACTTGCACTGACGCGCAGCGACCGGCGGATTTGGGAGATGTATCGCGCGCGCCGGCCGACGTTGTTCGATTAG
- a CDS encoding permease, producing the protein MLRPMTLFKTGLRYLLRRPFQSILCILGVALGVAMVIAIDLANGSASRAFELSTETVAGRATHQVVGSGAGLDEDVYRRIKVELGVREAAPVVESYATAIELDQQPLRVLGIDAFADAPFRSYLGEGNAALQQGDLTDFFVRPDAILIGEALARQYGLRVGSAITLRAGDRRQPMRVAGILTPADENSRRALDGLAIVDISTAQELFDMSGRLSHIDLIADERTEAGRTLLERVRSVLPEGAQIVKPRARSQSVESLTDAFRLNLTALSLLALVVGMFLIYNTITFSVVQRRPVIGTLRCLGVTQREIFRQILLETLLLGIIGGVIGIGLGVLLGRGAVGLVSQTINDLYYTVNVRSVTIEPLTLLKGFALGLVASLVAALAPAYEATSIPPITALKRSNVEQRVQRLLPWIALAGVVMFAIGGAMLLLTRALVVNLAGIFFVLIGLAFVSPLLTLALMRLLAPLLDCIVGLVGRMSARNVVNSISRTAIAIASLMVAVSVIIGLQSMIGSFRTTVESWLDASLTADVYVAPPAAGANAGDPTIESAVVEAFEALPDVIDVMLFRRTPVDFRVAVPRAGSGDSMTQPPADYKSAALLAIRSDRERADETFVWTARPANGLWGSMAGRDEVQVSEPFANKHGVTPQNDRLVLRTEQGEREFLVVAVYYDYASDAGVILMRRDTYRRYWRDDKISSLALYIDDARVRDVGAFVEQLRRQFAGRELVISANRELRADALAIFDRTFAITGALNLLAMVVAFIGVLSALMALQIERTRELGVLRANGMTLRQLWRMTLLETGLMGGTAGLLSMPTGFLLALILVYIINLRSFGWTIRLDLQWETFAQAMLVAVISALLAAIYPMLRLGQMEIARAVRQE; encoded by the coding sequence ATGCTGCGTCCGATGACGTTGTTCAAGACCGGCTTGCGCTACCTGCTGCGCCGGCCGTTCCAATCTATCCTGTGCATCCTCGGCGTGGCGCTCGGCGTAGCGATGGTGATCGCCATTGACCTGGCGAACGGCAGCGCGTCGCGCGCGTTCGAATTGAGCACCGAGACCGTCGCCGGCCGTGCGACGCATCAGGTTGTCGGCAGCGGCGCCGGCCTGGACGAAGACGTGTATCGTCGCATCAAAGTTGAACTGGGCGTGCGAGAAGCCGCACCGGTGGTCGAGTCGTATGCCACGGCCATCGAGCTGGACCAGCAACCGCTGCGCGTGCTGGGTATAGATGCGTTCGCCGATGCGCCGTTCCGTAGCTATTTGGGCGAGGGCAACGCTGCACTTCAGCAAGGTGACCTGACCGATTTCTTCGTGCGACCCGATGCGATCCTGATCGGTGAGGCACTCGCCCGGCAATATGGCCTGCGCGTGGGCAGTGCGATCACGCTGCGCGCCGGCGACCGGCGCCAGCCGATGCGCGTGGCCGGTATCCTCACGCCGGCCGATGAAAACAGCCGGCGCGCGCTCGATGGCCTGGCCATCGTGGACATCAGCACGGCTCAGGAGCTGTTCGACATGTCGGGCCGGCTCAGCCACATTGACCTGATCGCCGATGAGCGCACCGAGGCCGGCCGCACGCTGCTGGAACGCGTGCGTAGCGTCTTGCCCGAAGGCGCGCAGATCGTCAAGCCACGCGCCCGCAGCCAAAGCGTGGAGAGCCTGACTGACGCCTTCCGCCTCAACCTGACGGCGCTCAGCCTGTTGGCGCTGGTAGTCGGCATGTTCCTGATCTACAACACGATCACCTTCTCGGTCGTGCAACGCCGGCCGGTGATCGGCACGCTGCGTTGCTTGGGCGTAACGCAGCGCGAAATCTTCCGGCAGATCCTGCTGGAGACGCTGCTGCTTGGCATCATCGGCGGCGTGATCGGGATCGGGCTGGGCGTCTTGCTCGGTCGCGGTGCGGTCGGCTTGGTCAGCCAGACGATCAATGACCTGTACTACACGGTCAACGTGCGCTCGGTGACCATCGAGCCGTTGACCTTGCTCAAGGGGTTTGCGCTGGGACTGGTTGCCTCGTTGGTTGCGGCGCTGGCGCCGGCCTACGAAGCGACCAGCATCCCACCGATCACGGCGCTCAAGCGCTCGAACGTGGAGCAGCGCGTGCAGCGCCTGTTGCCGTGGATCGCGCTGGCCGGCGTTGTGATGTTCGCCATCGGCGGCGCGATGTTGCTGCTCACGCGCGCGCTGGTCGTTAACCTGGCCGGCATCTTCTTCGTGCTGATCGGCCTGGCGTTCGTCTCGCCGCTGTTGACGCTGGCGCTGATGCGCCTGCTTGCGCCGCTGCTCGACTGCATCGTCGGGTTGGTCGGGCGTATGTCGGCGCGCAATGTCGTGAATTCAATCTCGCGCACGGCCATCGCCATTGCCTCGCTCATGGTGGCGGTGTCGGTCATCATCGGCCTGCAGAGCATGATCGGCAGCTTTCGCACCACGGTCGAGTCGTGGTTGGATGCTTCGCTGACGGCGGACGTGTATGTAGCGCCACCCGCAGCCGGCGCGAACGCCGGTGACCCTACCATTGAATCGGCGGTGGTCGAGGCGTTCGAGGCGCTGCCCGACGTGATCGACGTCATGCTCTTCCGGCGCACACCGGTGGACTTCCGAGTGGCCGTGCCGCGTGCCGGATCGGGCGACTCGATGACCCAGCCACCGGCCGACTACAAGAGCGCCGCGCTCCTCGCCATCCGCTCCGACCGCGAGCGTGCCGATGAGACCTTCGTGTGGACGGCGCGGCCGGCGAATGGCTTATGGGGCAGCATGGCCGGCCGGGATGAGGTGCAAGTCTCCGAGCCGTTCGCCAACAAACACGGCGTCACGCCGCAAAACGACCGGCTGGTCTTGCGCACCGAGCAGGGCGAGCGTGAGTTTCTCGTCGTCGCCGTGTATTACGACTACGCATCCGACGCCGGCGTGATCCTGATGCGCCGCGATACCTATCGGCGCTACTGGCGCGACGACAAAATCTCTTCGCTGGCGCTCTACATAGACGATGCGCGCGTGCGCGACGTCGGCGCGTTCGTCGAGCAACTGCGCCGACAGTTTGCCGGGCGCGAGCTGGTCATCTCGGCCAATCGCGAGCTGCGCGCCGATGCCCTGGCCATCTTCGATCGCACCTTCGCCATCACCGGCGCGCTCAACCTCTTGGCGATGGTTGTCGCGTTCATCGGCGTGCTGAGCGCGCTGATGGCGCTGCAGATCGAGCGCACGCGCGAGCTGGGCGTGCTGCGCGCCAACGGCATGACGCTGCGCCAGCTTTGGCGGATGACGCTGCTGGAAACCGGCCTGATGGGGGGGACGGCCGGCCTGCTCTCTATGCCCACCGGCTTCCTATTGGCGCTCATCTTGGTCTACATCATCAACCTGCGCTCCTTCGGCTGGACGATCCGGCTCGACCTGCAGTGGGAGACGTTCGCACAGGCCATGCTGGTTGCCGTGATTTCGGCGCTGCTGGCGGCGATCTACCCCATGCTGCGCCTGGGGCAGATGGAGATCGCCCGCGCCGTGCGCCAAGAGTAG
- a CDS encoding hypothetical protein (possible pseudo, frameshifted) → MGSLRAFVARKYRTVRAVDDVSFDIEAGEMVGFLGPNGAGKTTTLKVLSGLLYPTSGHRPRY, encoded by the coding sequence ATGGGCAGCTTGCGCGCGTTTGTGGCGCGCAAGTACCGCACAGTCCGGGCAGTGGACGATGTGTCCTTCGACATCGAAGCCGGCGAGATGGTTGGCTTCCTCGGCCCGAACGGCGCCGGCAAGACGACCACGCTCAAGGTGCTCTCCGGCCTGCTCTATCCCACCAGCGGCCATCGTCCACGGTATTAG